The genomic region CTGCCccgcttgtgggatcttagttcctccaccagggactgagcctgggcccttggcagtagAAGTGTGCAGTCctgacactggaccaccaggggatttcccatgttaacatttttataataaactgcAATACTATTGAATTAACATTTAAAGCCAGCTTAAAAGGACCATCACCAGGTAGGTGTTCACCGAAGTACTCTTCATCCCATAGGAACTGGACCCTACCCCGATGCCCAGCAATGGATCTGAATCGATACCAGGCCATTCAGACTCTGGAACCCAAAACAGCCACTAATATTCGCTTTCTTTTCATCATCCATGAATACTGCCAATCAGTCTCCCATCCTGGACTCTGGAATGGGGTCACACCAGCTAGGTGACTAGATCTTTGCACCAGGGTCTCATCAGTGGTCCCTTGGGGGCAACACAAGACTTACGTTCAGGAGAGGTGACTGACATGGCCAAGGGAAATGAGGGGCCAGGGACTAAGCCTTAGCTAGACAGAAACATCTCTCTTCAGAACACCCATTTGCAGGAAACAGCAGCTCAAGATGCAATTAAGTAACGTACTTTAAAGACCTCACAGAATATAATACCATCTTAACCAAAATGGAACCAGTTACATTATTTCCATAGGCTCCAGGCTGCCTTAACAACCTTATTTGACTATCTGGTGTTCAACTAAAAACCTCTCAGGAAGTAGACAGAGTTTTTAAGATGATCACCATAGATCAAAAGTTTACTCCCTGGACCTAagcattttttaagtgaaaaacaggaaacttccctaatggtccagtggttagactaCACCATCCAACACAGGTGGTGTGGgtatgatcccacatgccccagggcccaggaaccaaagcagaaagcagaaacaacactgcaGCAGattcaagaaagactttaaaatatttatcgattagcattagtcgctcagttgtgtctgactctgtgacaccacggactgtagcctgctaggctcctccatccatgggattctccaggcaagagtactggagtgggttgccatgcccttctccaggggatcttcccgacccagggattgaacctgggtctcccgcattgcagattctttaatatctgagccaccagggaatcccccgaGAAACCAAAAAGACCTCCCCCAAATCAGACTTGGATCTGACAGAAGCTGAACCCTAGACGTTTTTTCCAAGAGGCCCTGGGGCACAGCACCGCCGCCTCACCTCCAGGTGGGACTGGCGCAGCCCTTTCTCCTCACACAGCCCACAGGAAAAAAGCAAGACCTCCTGCTACCAATCTCTGCTGGCTTCATGAACATACAATCTAGCTTCTACTTTCCTTGTTTTCATATTCTACATACTTCAAAATGAAGACATCTGTTCATAACACCATTAGgaaacttgtaaaaaaaaataaagcaaccaaaacaaaacatggatttcttaaactttaaaaGTGTTATACAAGTGACAGTCTGCAAATAACCCTCCtgtcaattctttaaaaattaaacatataaacaGCAAGCAAGAAGTCATTCTGGATACATGTGTACAATGTGAGCAAACTTTCTAACAAGCTCTCTGACCAGAAAACAAGAGACGACTACAAAATGATCCTAAACTCAAAAGCTGTACCTCGTGAGGGTTGGTTCTAATGCAGGGGGTTCAGAGAACTGGGCCGTGATCAAAGCGGGAAGCACAGCAAAGTCGGTTTGCCCCCTGCAAGGGCTATCCCCCAGCCGCACGCGGTCCTTCCCGCACTGGCTGGCAAATGTCCTCACCAAGACCAGCGGTCATGGGTAAACGTCAAAGCGGAGACGGGGCCTGCCGGCGCGAGGGGCCGGGAAGCCCGCGTCCGCACCCGCCGGGTGTGGGCCGCGCCGCCCCGCAGCCGCGCGCACTCACTCGTCGCCGTCCGGGCACACGCCGCTGGCCTCGTCGTACTTGGAGCAGTACACGTCCGGGCTGTAGTTGAAAGTGCCGTCGCGCCTGCGGAGCGGTCTGCGCCGACGCTGATTTAGGAAATGCCAATGGAAACAGGTAAATGGCCTGTGCTGGGTGCACTTGTGCTGCACAAACAGGGAGCACTGCTCTGTCCTAAACTCCTTTAGATACCTAAAAAGACAAACAGCGTTGGGGTCgcttccgccgccgccgccgccgccggcgggCGGCCCGAGGACTCCTGGGCAGGGGTCGGACCCCATGCGCCCGAAGGCCCCGACCCCAGGCGCGACtctgccgccccccgccccgctcccccGGCCCAGGCGCATTTCTGGGACCCCAGACACGATCCCACAATCCCGACCTCAGGCGCAGTCCCCAGCTCCAATCCCAGGCACGGTCCCCCGCCCCAGGCGGAGCCCCCCATCCTCGGCCCCAGGCACAGCTACCCATCCCAGACCGCAGGTGTGATTCCCCAATCTCAGGGGCGACCTCTCACTCCCAAGTTcagaccccctccccacctcccttccctctccccttgccccgcctccctctcccctcatcAGTCTCCCTCCACTCCCCTCCACCGCCGCCCTGGAAACCCACGCGCGTTCCTCGGATCCCAAGAATGGTTCGCCAATCCCAGACACGGTTCCCGACCCTAGGCACGACCCTGCAGAATCCAGACGCGGATTGGCCCAGGGCGCAACTGGCCTATCTCGGAGCTCAGGCGTGACACCCACTCCGATTCCAGACGGTCCCAGGCGGCCGCTCCCCCAGATCCCAGGAGAATCTCCTGGATCTCAGGCGCGTTCCCTCAGACCCCGCGCGCAGCCCCCTCATACGGAACACAGACACGACCTCCGGGACTGCAGCGCGCCCCGAGCCAAGGAGGCAGCCGGAGTCCAGATGACCGCCCTCCCCTCGAGCCCAGGCGCGGTCCCCCATCCCCGACCACAGGCGCATTCTCGGCGACCCCGACCCACGACCCCAGGCGCTGTTCTCCCGTCCCCAACCCAGGTGCGTGGACCCCTGGCCCCGTCCCCCAGCCCCCAAGCCCAGGTGCCACTCCAGAACCTGGGCGCCGCCTCCTGAGCTCAGGCGGCGGCAGCCGAGTAGGATGGCGGTCCACCCTCCAGAGCCCAGGTACCTCGCGGAGGCTGGGGGGCCAGCTGGCTAGGGGCCGGCAGGTGAGAGGCGGGGGCCGGGGGAACCGGGAGAGGGGCGGCGCGGGGCCCCAGGCCGCACCCGGCGGCAGCTCCCAGGCCCACGGGCGCGGGGGCGCGGGCGCGCGGGCCCGAGGAGCGCGGGGccgccccctgccccgcctcCGCTCCTGCCGCGGCCGGCCGGGGCACTGACCTGTAGTGGGTCGGCTTCTCTGTCTGCGGGGGGGACCCGctcagcgccgccgccgccgctttcGAAACCGACGGCATTTTCAGTCAAAACAATGCAGCGCGCATGCGCTGCGCGCGCCCGCCCCCGCCTCTCCGGATCTCCCCCCCTCGTCGAGCCCACCCGCGCCCCCCGCCCGGCCGGCCACGCCCTCCCGCCACGCCACACCCGCGCGCCACGCCCCCATCCGGCGCCCTGCGCGGAGCTGTAGTCCCTGGACGCCTCCGGTCACCCTGCGCCCGGAGGGGACGCGCACGCACCCCGGAGCCCGCCGTCCTGGCCGGTCGCCCCCACCCACTCCCGCGGGGTCCCCGAAGTCCACGTTCACGGCCCATCCTGCACCCGCTCAGTCCGCGGCTCCCCTGCAGCCTTCACCCCAGCACGGCTGCCCACGCGCTCCGCACGCCTGACAGCGCCCTGCGCAACTCCAAGCTCCGAGACAGAGGACAGGTCCCGAGTAAAGACCGCGCGGCCCGGCTGTCACACGCGCCTTCACTCATTCTATGACCCCATGCGGATGCTGAGACCGCGAAGAGTGCTCCAGTTGCTTAGGGCTCGGTGTAGGAGACAAGGGGGAGGAAAGAGGCCTGACTGCTGCTCACCGGTACCCGGGTTCTTTTAGGTGTACGAACAGGTCCTAAAATTAGAATGTGGTAGTGGTTGATCCCTGCGAAAGTACTAAAAATtttcacttgtttacttttttttcacatttaaagttttatttttttttaatttttcagtgggttttgtcatacattgatatgaatcagccatagagttacacgtattccccatcccagtcccccatcccacctccctctccacccgattcctctgggtcttcccagcccaccaggcccgagcacttgtctcatgcatcccacctgggctggtggtctgtttcaccacagataatatacatgctgttctttcaaaacatcccaccctcaccttctcccacagagttcaaaagtctgttctgtacttctgcgtctctccttctgccctgcatatagggccatcgttacttgtttactttaaatgggtgaatatGAACTGCATATCAAtagagctgatttttaaaaaacaatccaaAGGCGCGAAGTCTAGAGGGAGACACAGCTGGGACTCCCGGGCGGGCAGCATCCGCGCCCCATCCCCGCTCCCGCCCCCCTTCAAGACTCACACGGAGGTCCAACTCAGTGGTCCCTGAAGGAAGAAACAAGGTGTGCGTTTGAGGAAGAAGAACCCAGGCCCAGAGTgcattattttgtaaatatgtagCATaagagacactttttttttttttgtagggctgggtggcttgtgggattttagttcaccGACCAGGAATTTAACCGAGCCCTCAGGGCACTGAgattgcagagtcctaaccattggacctccgGGGAATTCCCAAGACGAGTTAAATGTTCAACCTcaccagtaattttttttaatgcaaattaaaCAAAGAAGGGGGCTTCCCAAAGCagtgctagtgctaaagaacctgactgccaatgcaggagacaaggtttcggtccctgggtcaggaagatcacctgaaggaagaaatggcaacccactccagtcttcttgtctggataatcacagtggacagaagggcctggtgggctatagtccatagggttgaaaagagtcggacacgactgaagcgacttcgaaTGCACAAATAAGAGCTCTTGGAGCAGGCACTTTTGTTGTTATTCTGAACAGAAAACCAACAACACTCTAACCTGCAGGAAGAATACCCTTGAAGGAAGTGTGGctaggagaaggaaagggtatGGATCTTTATGGAAAACTAATTTGTTCCATTTCTAGAAACTCCAacctaaaaaagaatgagattcaGACAAAGATGTACAAAGATATCAGAGTTATTTGGCAAAAACTTAAGAGCACCTCGCAGAGAATGAAAATGCTTCCTGAGAATTGTTAACAAGAAAAATGCTTCTCAAGTGACAAGACAAAGCAAGATACAGGAGTTCCATgcttccagttcagttgctcagttgtgtctgactctgcgaccccatgaaccacagcacgccaggcctccctgtccatcaccaactcccagagtccacccaaacccatctccatcaagccagtgatgccatccaaccatctcatcctctgtcgtccccttctcctcctgccctcaatctttcccagcatcagggtcttttcaaatgagtcagttcttcgcatcaggtggccaaagtattggagtttcagcttcaacatcagtccttccaatgaacacccaggactgaaatcctttaggatggactggttggatctccttgcagtccaagggactctcaagagtcttctccaacagcacagttcaaaagcgtcaattcttctgtgctcagctttcgttatagtccaactgtcacatccacacatgaccactggaaaaaccatagccttgactagacggacctttgttgtcaaagtaatgtctctgttttttaatatgctatttaggttggtcataactttccttccaaagagtaagcgtcttttaatttcatggctgcaatcaccatctgcagtgattttgtccCAAGAATAtaagttgctgttgttttttcaaATACAAGTAAACACTAAAATAGTATAAACTATCATTGGTGGTGGGATGAATGACTACCTTCTTTATATGTTCACATTGCCTAAAAAATATACTACCTCTACAAACAGTACATTGAAACCTggaaattaaaatagcaaaaaatgaACAACATGACATGTTTTAAGGAAATCAAGCAGGAGAATGAAACAGGGCCCGTGAATTCTTTGGAAGACAAAACAGATCTTGAAGACTGTCAGGATGTAGGGAATGAGAAAGAAGCCTAGGATAATTCCAAGGTCCCAAGCTAGGAAGGATACAAAGAAACAGGTTTGAGAGAGCTGAATTCTGTTTCCAACCTAAGGAATTTGAGGAACCAGTAAAGTCCAGTGGAGAAGTATAGAGAGccgtgtgtatgtgctcagttgtgtccaactctttgcgaccctatggactgttgcccaccaggctcctctgttcatggaattctccaggcaaaaatactggagtgggttgtcatttccttctccaggtgatcttcccgacccagggatggaatctcctgcagattctttaacactgagccaccagggaagcccatatacagaGAGCCACGCTGAGCTTAATAAAGGGCTCAAGACAAAGAAATTTGGGGATCTTTAAAACGATGCTGCCTTTCCCTCCTCACTCAAGAGGCACCTTCCTTGAAGAGAATTGGGATAGGCTGTAAGGACTGTCATTTTTGGGACTTTTAAAGAATGTTCTTAAAAGGCTGGGATAGTACCCAGACACATACAAAAAATTGCACAGCTACTTAGAAGATATGAGATCATTTGACCTCAGTAACTTTtcctgggattaaaaaaaaaaaaaaaatgtctctatCTTCTGCCCAAAAAGGGTTCAAAGCCGTTACCTCTAGGTGGTAGGACTAGTGTTTCCAATTCTCTTCTTTCTGCTTACCACAGTGTCTAACTTTTCCAAATACAGCTTATTGCTTTGATCATATGaaagttaattttaatgaaaacaaaatttcttcTGTTAGTTCTTTTTTCTTGCAGGAGCTAGTGAGAGTAAAACCAGGATTCAGGTTTGAATCAAACAAAATGGTTCACAACCAAAAAGGTCACAATCACTCCAGGCCAGAGAAAGGACATCTTAGTTCTCTGCTACCAGTGGGACTGAGAATATAACCTGAGCTATGATTAGGCCAATCTTTTCAAATCTTGgtctctccatttttaaaaaaatgaatatacttGACTCAGTTGCCCCTCCCTAACAAGCATAATTTACCAAGGTGGGCCAGCCACTTAGAGCACTTTTGCAGAGGTCTTGCAAAAGTACAAGACCAGTACACTGCCATAGAGTCAGTGGTCTTCAATCCAAGTGAGAGAAATTTCCAGTTAACTTTGGCACCAAAGAAGTCAAGATAAAACGTTCTACTAAAATGCTAAGTAAGTAAAATCATCCCTTTATGCATCCTGTATTTAATCCAGAATTAAGCACATTTCCTACTAAGCAGTACTTTGAGAAACATAATCATTTACATACCCAAAATACTTTTAAGTTGTCAAcaaaaatatttaccaatttTACTCTACTCAGTTAAGTTATTGTCTTGCTAAAGATAAAAATGTATAGAGAGCTGAGAAAGCTCATTATTTCTGGTATTGTTTGATCATATTCCACCAGTTACATTTAGGTTTCTTTCCTCAGCTCctattctgggggaaaaaaacaaaactaaactaaagGAATTGAAATGACTAGAAGGCTccccttttttaaaatgaagtgctaaaaaaaaaaagaaattggcttAATTTCACATTTccaacttaaaaattttattgtttgttaAACTAACATCAATTTATACACATCACAGTACACTGTAAGATAAAATGTTAACTCTTCTGCCAGTCACTGTGTCTCGGAAAGTGGATCACACTGGACTACAGCTGTCACTACGTTGCTTTGTAAACACAATAATGTACAAAGACAGCACAAATCCAACAGCACATGCTGCGACCAAAACCTTTTCCGTGGACCTGAGAAAGCTTTCCAACGTATTCGATGGGAAACGAGCATCAGACAAGGAGCCGGGTCCGATCTGCTGACATCCTGCGTCGCCTTCAAGGGCTCAGCTTGGCCAGGTGAGTCATTCAAGTCCTTCAGTCTCAGGACGCGTGTAATAACGGGGACAGAAACGGTCAAACGCGACGCCAAAGCCTAAGTAAGATTTTACTAAGTAAGTAAGGTCTGTTGCTTCGCTCCTGGCACCCCATTAAGTCCTCGCCCCGTGGGCCACCGGAACTCCAGGATCTTCAGAAGCGTCGCTGGGCTCTGGTACCTCTTCCAGCAACATCCGTCTCAACCACCGGTCCGCGCTGGTCTCCTGCCTAAAGAAGCACCAAATGACCAGAGCCATGAGGGACAGGCTGAAGGGCAGCACCACCCACCAGGGCCGCTGCTGCTCGGTTCCCAGGGACTGCTTCACTGTCCAGCGGAGCGGCGCGGCTCTGCTGGAGGAAAACCGAAGGGGACGGTGAGGGTCATCCTCTTCGTCGCCCTCGGCCGCCAGCTGGGCTCGAGTCCGGCCGCTGGGCGGCGGAGGCGGGCTTCGGGAAGCCCAGCGCACGAGCCTCAGCGCCTGGAACGCCCTGGAAGAGAGAAAGCAGTGAGCGCGCGCGCCCGCCCCTTCCGCCCGAGGTCCCACCTAGACCCCGCGCAGCTCACCCGGCAGCCGGCGCGCACAGAACGCCGCTCATCGCGACCCCGGCTCCGCGTTCGGCGCCGCGGCGCGCCGTAGTCCTGTCACTTCCGTCGCGCGAAGCCGGAAGTTGGGTGCTGTTCCGGGCCTCCGCTCACGACTACAGAACGTGGGTCCCCGCTCGCGCAGCGGAAATGACTCATCCTCCTGCAGCCTCTTCCGTCGCAGACCCGCCCCCGGCCGGCCGCGCGGGCATGCCGGGAAATGTAGT from Muntiacus reevesi chromosome 2, mMunRee1.1, whole genome shotgun sequence harbors:
- the UQCC4 gene encoding ubiquinol-cytochrome c reductase complex assembly factor 4 — protein: MSGVLCAPAAGAFQALRLVRWASRSPPPPPSGRTRAQLAAEGDEEDDPHRPLRFSSSRAAPLRWTVKQSLGTEQQRPWWVVLPFSLSLMALVIWCFFRQETSADRWLRRMLLEEVPEPSDASEDPGVPVAHGART